The DNA segment GCAACGTGAGACCAAACGTGGAGATAAGCTTCTTGAGCTTACGGCCCCGGGCCTTCTCATAGTGGTAGCCCCAGTGCCGactgggggcgttgaagtccccagcAATGACCAGGGTGTCAAGATCAGCGATGTTATGGGCGCGATAAAAGAGTTCCGAGAAGCTGACGCGCGGCAGATGAGGGGGGCAATAGACATTAAGAACATGAATTGGGGGGTCACGACGCCGTGAGGGGAGCACCGTAACCATGGAGTAATCGTGTTGGAGGGTGAGATTGAGGTCGACTTGTACCGCTGTAATAGATTTGTGGACGAGGATACTGGTCGTTGGGCCCCCTGAGTAAGAACGGTAGCTAGAAAGAGAAGGATTGAGACCAGCCTCCTGGAGAGCCAGGACGGCCGGCAGAGAGCCCCGGGATTGAAGGAAGAGGAGCCGGTGAGAGCGCTTCTGCCTATTCCCGAAaccgcgacagttccactggatgAGCTCGAATTGTGACGAAGGCGAAGGGCTCGAGGAGGGCACCGCCATAGTGAAAGAGACGAGTTAAGGGTCGTCCTCCATCGCCTGTGTCGGGACCAGAACCGGGTCCGGTTATGGAGGTGCAGGAGAGGGACGAACGAGTAGcgggttgaagggggggggggggcgttagcAGTCCCAGCGAATTTGCGGCGGCGCGGGGTAGCGTTGGGAGACGCCGAGCGCGAGCGCGACTTTTTGAACCTGAATTTAGAGCAGGCCCATATCTGGACGGCCTTGAGAACCCCAGCCGTAATTTTTGGCACGATGGTCTCTCCGATGCGTTGGATGAGCAGATCGGGTAGGGCTCTGAGTGCATGCTTCGTGGTAAGGCTGGGTTGTTCGAGACCCGTGAGACGGTCTTGAATGGGAAGAGTAGTATGGATCGGGGGATGATCATCCAGGGGGACCTCAAATAGGGGGAGGGCTGAAGACGGATCCTGCGAGACCGCTGCGGCGACTGCCTGAGTTTGCGGGCGCTCCTGGGAGGGAGGGCCGAGGGGAGAAGAACTGGGGTTGGGAGGGGGGGAAACAACCACTGTGGCAAGTGGAAGGGCCGACTTGGGTTAGGGGGAAGGAGTTGGGAGCGAAGACTCGAGTTGCTTTGCCAGAGCTGCAACCTGGCGCTGAAGCTCGGAGTTATGCCGCTCGAGAGTGAGTTCCAGCGAGTTAGGGGCAGCCGAGGGAAGGGAGGGGAGAGGCTGAGAGGCAGCCCCTGCCCAGCTACTCACCTGAGGTGGTGCCGTGAGTGGCGGGAAGTGTTCCGGAGTAGCCGGTAGCGGGGCTTTGGACCGGGAGCCGGACTTGGGTTGAGTCAAGGGCGCGCGGCCTTGACGTGGAGTACGAGGTGGTGGCGAGGCCGGCTGTGGGGAGACTGGCTGGGAGGGCTTGATGGGCTTATGGTACTTGCCTGGGCAGCCCCTAGCCCAGGTTTCGTGCGGCCCGGTGCACAGGATGCAGCGGGGTTGGCAGTCATGTTGAGCAAGGCCCTCAGGCGTGGTAGGCACCTGGGAGCTGC comes from the Dermacentor silvarum isolate Dsil-2018 chromosome 9, BIME_Dsil_1.4, whole genome shotgun sequence genome and includes:
- the LOC119463524 gene encoding proline-rich proteoglycan 2 gives rise to the protein MVPACSCYGTIGHHRTTACPSPKAGFCSRCSSQVPTTPEGLAQHDCQPRCILCTGPHETWARGCPGKYHKPIKPSQPVSPQPASPPPRTPRQGRAPLTQPKSGSRSKAPLPATPEHFPPLTAPPQVSSWAGAASQPLPSLPSAAPNSLELTLERHNSELQRQVAALAKQLESSLPTPSP